TATCCCGTGATCACGGGAATTGTGATTTTTTTGATTGTAATGATTGACAGTCTTCGCCACAAGAGCATACAAAAAAACCTGAGAACAAAAACTGCCCTATGAATAAGCAATACATTTCCCTGTTTCCGCTTTTCCTGTTGTTGTACCTCACTTCATGTCAGCCACCCAACACCGGACCCACCATAGGCATTTCCTTTGAAACCCTGCAAACGGAATACTGGGTTGCGAGTGTTGAGGCATTGAAAACGAATTGTGAGAATAGGGGAATCCAGTATTTACTGGCGGTCTCCAACGGAGATGCCAACCGGCAGTTTGAGCAGGTCAATAATTTTATCTCTCAGGGAGTAGATGGCATCATCATCACTCCCAAAGACGCACACACCATTATTCCCATTATCAAGGCTGCCAACCGCGCCGGTATCCCTATTGTCATATACAACCGGCTTCCTGCTCAGCATGCAGGTGACCATGTCGCCATCGTGGCCGACAACTATGAGATCACCAAAAATACCGTCCGGTATATGGGCGAACTGGCCAGAGCTTCGGGAAAAAAACACAAGGCCATGATTTTGATCGGCGACCTGGGCGATATCAACGCCATCTATCGCCGCGACGGTTTTTACGATGCCATCAAAGAATATGAAGATGTGGTTGAGGTCGTATCGGGAATCCCGACAGAATGGAATCAGGAAAAAGCACTGGCAGGCGTAACCAATGCTTTACAGGCCAATCCCGACATCAGTTTTATCTTTACCTCCTCAGATTTTTTATTTCCTTCCATCCTGTCAGCCCTCAAAAATACGGATAAATACTACCCCGTGGGGCACGAACGTCACGTGATTTTGGGCGGCTTTGACGGAGATGCCATGGCCTATGCCCTGCTGAAGCAAGGATATCTGGACGCCGACGGCGTCCAGGATGTTTTTTATGAATGCAGCGCTTCAGTGCAGGCCATTCTGGATGTGATTGAAGGAAAAAAGCCGGAACGAACCATCGTTGATCCAGGTTTTGTGATTCATCAGCAAAATCTGGAAGAAAAAGCACAACAAATGTGGGGAGCCAATATACCATAGTCAGACGCAGGCAACTATATTTGTTTTTATGAAACTGGGTATCAGCACGTTTGCATTTGCATGGGCCATAGGGGTAGGAAACCGCCGGCCATTACAGCCTATGAATGCCCTGGACTTTCTCCAAAGGGCAAAAGATCTGGGGCTGAACAGGGTGCAGTTTGGCGACAACCTGCCCTTACACCAGCTTCCAGAACCAGAACTGGCACAGTTGATAGGTTTTTGCCGCGACGAAAATATCCAGGCAGAAGTGGGCGCCAGAGGTTTGTTGCCCGATCATGTACAAACCTACCTCGATATTGCCGGGCGGTTCCGGTCTCCTTTTCTGCGAATTGTCGTAGATGCGCCGGGCTACGAGCCCGATATGAGCAAAATCGTTTCGGTCATAAACCAGGTACTGCCGGTGCTGAAACAGAAAAATGTAAAGCTCGCCATTGAAAACCACGACCGGCTGAAGGCAGATCAATTTGTGGAAATGGTGGAGCGCACCGATCCCGAATGGGTGGGCATTTGCCTCGATACGATCAACTCTATGGGAGCCGACCAGAGCATAGGAGAGATACTTTCTCTATTGGCTCCCTATACATTCAACTTCCATGTAAAAGACTATACCATCAAAAGGAAATGGCACAACATGGGATTTGACACCACAGGTACACCCGCAGGGCAGGGCATGATGCCGGTGAAAAAAATTGTCGAAACCTTGCGACAATACAACCGGTGTTATAGTGCCACCCTCGAACTTTGGCCGGAGCCCATGGATGACCTGGAGCAAACCATAAGGAAAGAAGCACAATGGGTGGAACAAAGTATCAATTATTTGAAAACCATTTTTATTTAAAGAATATGACCAAAGTAGCATTGTTGGGAGCAGGAGGAAAAATGGGTATGCGCTGTACCGATAACCTGCTCAAATCAGATTATGACGTGGACTATCTCGAAATTTCCGAACCGGCGATTGCCCGGCTCCGTGAAAAAGGAATTACGACCAGCGACCCCGAAGTGGCGATTCCGCAGGCGGATATTGTCATTTTTGCCGTGCCTGATGTGGCTATCAGGGCAGTGTCAACAGATGTCATCCCAAAAATGAAGCCCGGCGCAATGGCTGTTTGTCTCGACCCTGCCGCTCCGCTTGCCGGTCACCTGCCGCACCGTGACGACCTCGTGTATTATGTAACCCATCCTTCGCACCCTTCTGTATTCAACTGGGAGCCGGACAAGGAAGCGCACTTTGATTATTATGGCGGTATTGCCGCAAGGCAAACAGCCGTATCGGCCATCATGCACGGCACAGATGATGATTTTCAAAAAGGCGACAAACTCACCCGCACCATTTATCAGCCAGTTACCAAAAACCATAAAGTTACCGTGGAGCATATGGCGATTTTGGAGCCGGGCTTCAGCGAGACTTTATGCTCGACTTGCATCAAAAAAGTCAGAGATGCCCTGGACGTGGTTGTGTCTAAAGGCGTGCCTGAAGAAGCTGCCCGCGATTTTATACTGGGACATATCAATATCCAGTTGGCAGTGCTTT
The DNA window shown above is from Bacteroidia bacterium and carries:
- a CDS encoding sugar phosphate isomerase/epimerase family protein → MKLGISTFAFAWAIGVGNRRPLQPMNALDFLQRAKDLGLNRVQFGDNLPLHQLPEPELAQLIGFCRDENIQAEVGARGLLPDHVQTYLDIAGRFRSPFLRIVVDAPGYEPDMSKIVSVINQVLPVLKQKNVKLAIENHDRLKADQFVEMVERTDPEWVGICLDTINSMGADQSIGEILSLLAPYTFNFHVKDYTIKRKWHNMGFDTTGTPAGQGMMPVKKIVETLRQYNRCYSATLELWPEPMDDLEQTIRKEAQWVEQSINYLKTIFI
- a CDS encoding phosphogluconate dehydrogenase C-terminal domain-containing protein, whose product is MTKVALLGAGGKMGMRCTDNLLKSDYDVDYLEISEPAIARLREKGITTSDPEVAIPQADIVIFAVPDVAIRAVSTDVIPKMKPGAMAVCLDPAAPLAGHLPHRDDLVYYVTHPSHPSVFNWEPDKEAHFDYYGGIAARQTAVSAIMHGTDDDFQKGDKLTRTIYQPVTKNHKVTVEHMAILEPGFSETLCSTCIKKVRDALDVVVSKGVPEEAARDFILGHINIQLAVLFGELPIKFSDAAIKALNRAESILFKEGWEQIFEMDDIRRQIKAITE
- a CDS encoding sugar ABC transporter substrate-binding protein, translated to MNKQYISLFPLFLLLYLTSCQPPNTGPTIGISFETLQTEYWVASVEALKTNCENRGIQYLLAVSNGDANRQFEQVNNFISQGVDGIIITPKDAHTIIPIIKAANRAGIPIVIYNRLPAQHAGDHVAIVADNYEITKNTVRYMGELARASGKKHKAMILIGDLGDINAIYRRDGFYDAIKEYEDVVEVVSGIPTEWNQEKALAGVTNALQANPDISFIFTSSDFLFPSILSALKNTDKYYPVGHERHVILGGFDGDAMAYALLKQGYLDADGVQDVFYECSASVQAILDVIEGKKPERTIVDPGFVIHQQNLEEKAQQMWGANIP